A genomic window from Spodoptera frugiperda isolate SF20-4 chromosome 29, AGI-APGP_CSIRO_Sfru_2.0, whole genome shotgun sequence includes:
- the LOC118268375 gene encoding protein timeless homolog, translating into MTSLLSAELSATCNALGTFDKKTGKYLIDDFTLNTVKDLIRYLRRDGEDHEIRRHFGQTKVLQTDLIPMLIDHWENTELFDVTLRLLVNLTNPALLLYREEVPVERTARHNYLQILSHLQAYKEEAFTKVETWNIFAKKLAKVLEIDWTERDEDTGLIIERILILIRNVLHVPADLDKERRPENDASVHDQVLWGLNQSGILDIILYMSSENEKQYFMHILEIISQLLREQNPSSLADAALQRSVDEKLRDDQELLSIRMSESKQRINKIKQYSGTRHSRFGGTYVVQNMKSLSDNEIICLKPLNKISNLDFNAGSKKSKFVKPKNRRPVESGILERRSAFAIRLFLKEFCIEFLNSSYNPLMHYVKDVLVRAKAQQNDESYYLWAVKFFMEFNRGHNFQVGLVSETMSVPMFHYVQQQMEKYYDMIKVEKKKFTAWVRRLHLALRAYKELLNTLLAMDKSTDPTVKESAKVLKSNIFYVLEYREFIMSIVLNYDENKMPRSYLVDLMETVHLFLKMLEHYCKKTGLVVQKKVRKKTKSKPKKQKAVVQKPKVASPAVWEEVRAQLAAVLSSGVEEHPPPFDAASDVPIDQQKEHCMKNIQKLMRDYKFEEAVGMFRAAREVWPDEGIFGTAGITDDEELTMLETVYNAELEIETTDNADDLNETQNSEYDEEDEEDEEERATAIVETDFDFKDFVNRFCHPRVVSACVTLLENYDKNLPHTNHCIAKMLHRIAWDCKRPSMMFQASLFLIFQKILDNRVPQFKELEKFAIYILRKFTEVASKNPKVFIELLFWKNSKDSLDIEYGYDLYTDNRDKPGKGVWSEEQEEELRRLYMENQTNPESEQDVIDWILENLIDQTRTRRGVIKKLKELGLIFRAPTKRSHKEPAREKVPKTFTEEEDQMLTELWEQFKDAPDPMGVIMPRMPRKRQKRSFVDRLLELGMIQDKKECRKKRQKKSNGKSSGGDDDKSNSESSDSDSGNNSDSDSDAPPQPIKNKPSKNRNVPKPNKKREKQEKRIELTANEIAKLMVQAVDSDLTEALKWLAENLEEVALDQEAEGYDPESEGVPLLPISQESVDAMESELFKKVLLGVGVVPPFDEQEKYWRIPSTLHFETIRKRREIIIKAIHKELLIDTSEAAEVTANVDITEKEESSDDEDLFDNLRKMRDNNEIVTNKSVGTKSNEITRNRKRTRSDSDDDADNSRGKMQKIDEADESIANNDDDDDILSFAKRTLQHEELPDSEDIISNIPKLDSDNSSAEDNDEIIVSSRDKKKRRIVIDDDSD; encoded by the exons ATGACTTCGCTATTATCGGCCGAATTATCGGCAACATGCAATGCTTTAGGAACGTTCGATAAAAAAACCGGCAAATATTTAATTGACGACTTTACTCTTAATACTGTGAAAGATTTAATTCGTTATTTACGTCGTGATGGTGAAGATCATGAAATTCGTCGGCATTTTGGTCAAACAAAGGTGTTGCAAACAGATCTTATTCCCATGTTGATTGACCACTGGGAGAATACAGAACTATTTGATGTTACACTCAG ACTTCTAGTTAACCTCACAAACCCAGCATTACTGCTTTACCGAGAGGAAGTACCTGTAGAAAGGACAGCTAGACACAATTACCTGCAAATCCTATCACATTTACAAGCTTATAAAGAGGAAGCATTTACTAAAGTTGAAACATGGAACATTTTTGCCAAGAAACTAGCTAAAGTATTAgaaatt GATTGGACAGAAAGAGATGAAGACACGGGACTTATAATTGAGAGGATTTTGATTCTAATTAGAAATGTACTACATGTTCCCGCTGACTTAGACAAGGAGAGAAGACCGGAGAATGATGCCAGTGTACATGACCAG GTTTTATGGGGACTAAATCAATCAGGTATTTTAGACATAATTCTGTACATGTCATCGGAAAATGAAAAGCAGTACTTTATGCACATCCTAGAGATCATATCTCAGTTGTTAAGAGAACAGAATCCGAGTAGCCTGGCTGATGCAGCTCTGCAGCGGAGTGTTGATGAGAAACTCAGGGATGACCAGGAATTACTTTCAATTAGAATGTCGGAGAGTAAACAGAGGATTAACAAGATTAAGCAATACTCTGGAACAAG GCATTCCCGCTTTGGAGGCACTTATGTAGTACAAAACATGAAGTCCTTGTCAGACAATGAAATCATCTGCTTGAAACCATTGAACAAAATATCTAATTTGGACTTTAATGCTGGTAGTAAAAAGTCGAAATTTGTTAAACCCAAAAATAGAAGGCCTGTTGAAAGTGGTATCTTAGAAAGGAGATCTGCATTTGCAATTAG GTTATTCCTAAAAGAATTTTGTATAGAATTCTTAAACAGTTCCTACAATCCTTTGATGCATTATGTGAAAGATGTTTTGGTGAGAGCTAAAGCCCAACAAAATGACGAGTCCTATTACTTGTGGGCTGTAAAGTTCTTCATGGAATTCAATAGAGGACACAACTTCCAGGTGGGATTAGTGAG TGAAACAATGTCAGTACCAATGTTCCACTATGTACAGCAACAAATGGAGAAGTACTATGACATGATAAAAGTTGAAAAGAAAAAGTTTACAGCCTGGGTGAGAAGGCTACACTTAGCTCTAAGAGCTTACAAGGAACTGTTAAATACTCTACTGGCCATGGACAAAAGTACTGACCCCACCGTCAAAGAATCCGCAAAAGTTTTAAAAAGCAACATCTTTTATGTCTTAGAATATAGAGAATTTATcatgtcaattgttttaaattatgacGAAAATAAAATGCCGAG GTCTTACTTAGTGGATTTAATGGAAACAGTGCACTTATTTCTCAAAATGTTAGAACATTACTGCAAGAAAACTGGCTTAGTTGTTCAGAAGAAAGTAAGGAAAAAGACTAAATCGAAACCGAaaa AACAAAAGGCGGTTGTACAAAAGCCTAAGGTTGCGTCCCCGGCGGTTTGGGAGGAGGTGAGGGCGCAGCTTGCCGCGGTCCTCAGTTCGGGCGTCGAGGAACATCCGCCGCCCTTCGACGCCGCGTCCGACGTGCCCATCGACCAACAAAA AGAGCACTGCATGAAAAACATTCAGAAATTGATGAGGGATTACAAATTCGAAGAAGCGGTCGGCATGTTCAGAGCTGCGAG GGAAGTATGGCCTGACGAAGGTATATTCGGCACAGCTGGAATAACGGACGATGAAGAGCTGACGATGCTGGAAACTGTTTACAATGCTGAACTGGAAATAGAGACTACTG ATAATGCcgatgatttaaatgaaactcaaAATTCGGAATATGACGAAGAAg ATGAAGAAGATGAAGAAGAAAGAGCTACAGCTATCGTAGAAACCGACTTTGACTTCAAAGACTTTGTGAACAG ATTCTGTCACCCTCGAGTAGTAAGTGCGTGTGTGACACTCTTGGAGAACTATGACAAAAACCTGCCACACACGAACCACTGCATAGCCAAGATGTTGCACAGGATCGCTTGGGACTGTAAGCGGCCTAGCATGATGTTCCAAGCATCACTCTTCCTCATATTTCAAAAAATACTCGACAATCGTGTACCACAATTCAAG GAATTGGAAAAGTTCGCTATATACATATTGAGGAAGTTTACAGAAGTTGCTTCGAAGAATCCTAAAGTGTTTATTGAGCTTTTGTTCTGGAAAAATTCGAAAGATTCTCTGGATATTGAATATGGATATGATTTATACACTGATAACAG AGACAAACCTGGTAAAGGAGTTTGGTCAGAGGAACAAGAGGAAGAACTCCGCAGGTTATACATGGAAAACCAAACCAATCCGGAAAGTGAACAAG ATGTAATCGATTGGATTTTGGAGAACTTGATCGATCAGACGAGGACTAGACGCGGCGTGATAAAGAAGTTGAAGGAATTAGGACTGATATTCCGAGCGCCGACCAAACGCAGTCACAAAGAGCCGGCCAGAGAGAAAGTACCTAAGACGTTCACCGAGGAGGAAGACCAAATGCTCACCGAGCTGTGGGAACAATTCAAAGATGCACCCG ATCCAATGGGCGTAATAATGCCGCGTATGCCTCGCAAGCGTCAAAAGCGTAGCTTCGTCGACAGATTACTGGAGTTAGGTATGATTCAAGACAAAAAGGAATGTCGCAAAAAGAGACAAAAGAAATCGAATGGTAAAAGCAGTGGCGGAGATGACGATAAATCGAACA GCGAATCATCAGACTCAGATTCAGGCAATAACTCAGACTCCGATAGCGATGCACCACCACAgcccattaaaaataaaccaagtaAAAACAGAAACGTTCCAAAACCCAATAAAAAACGGGAGAAGCAAGAGAAACGAATCGAGCTGACTGCTAATGAGATCGCTAAGCTCATGGTACAAGCCGTCGACAGCG ATTTAACTGAAGCTTTGAAATGGCTGGCGGAGAATTTAGAAGAGGTAGCTTTGGACCAAGAGGCTGAGGGCTACGATCCTGAGAGCGAGGGCGTACCTCTACTGCCGATATCTCAGGAGTCAGTCGACGCCATGGAGAGTGAACTGTTCAAGAAAGTACTGCTTGGAGTTGGGGTGGTGCCACCTTTTGATGAGCAG GAAAAATACTGGAGAATACCGAGCACCTTGCACTTTGAGACAATCAGGAAACGACGCGAGATAATTATAAAAGCTATTCACAAAGAACTTTTAATCGACACTAGTGAAGCGGCCGAGGTGACGGCTAACGTAGACATAACAGAAAAAGAAGAATCCAGTGATGACGAGGACTTGTTCGATAATTTACGGAAGATGCGagataataatgaaattgttacCAATAAAAGTGTTGGTACTAAATCCAATGAGATAACACGCAATCGGAAACGCACCCGCAGCGATTCTGATGACGATGCCGATAACAGTCGAGGAAAGATGCAGAAAATTGACGAAGCGGACGAAAGTATCGCGAATAATGACGACGATGACGATATATTGTCGTTCGCTAAACGAACTCTCCAACACGAGGAACTGCCGGACAGTGAGGATATTATAAGCAATATTCCTAAATTGGACAGCG ATAACAGCAGTGCTGAAGATAATGACGAGATAATTGTCTCGTCGAGAGATAAAAAGAAGCGTAGAATAGTTATCGACGATGATTCAGATTAA